CGCTTCGACCCGCGGCTGTCCCCGGTGAAGGTGGCGGTGCTGCCGCTGTCCCGCAACGAGGCGCTCTCGCCGAAGGCGAAGGGGCTCGCCGCCGACCTGCGCAAGCGCTGGGTGGTCGAGTTCGACGACTCGCAGGCGATCGGCCGCCGCTACCGCCGGCAGGACGAGATCGGCACCCCGTTCTGCGTGACCGTCGACTTCGACACCCTCGACGACAACGCGGTGACGGTGCGGAACCGGGACACCATGGCCCAGGAGCGGATCTCCCTGGACCAGGTCGAGCGCTACCTGATCGAGCGCCTGCCCGGCTGCTGAGCGACCGCGCGACGGGGCCCCGACCGGACGGTCGGGGCCCCGTCGTGTGCTACACGGGCGTGTAGACGACCAGCTTCAGCGCGGGGTGCCCCGTGGGGTGCAGGGACGAGTACGCGAACCGCAGCGCGCCCCGTTCGGGATGGTGCAGCGTCTTGCGGCCGCTGCCGCCACGGTCGATGTCGTGCCGGTCCCACCAGCGCGCGAACTCGGGGCTGGTGGCCCGCAGCCGGGCGGTGAGCCCGGTGAACGCCGGGTCGGCCGGGTGCAGGTCGTGCGCCACCCGGAACTTCGCCAGCACCCGCCGCGCGTCGTCGGCCCAGCCGGCCCCGAACAGCCGCCGGGCGTCCGGCTCCAGGAACAGGTACACCAGCGAGTTCCGGTCCGGCTCGGGCAGTCCGACCAGCCCGGCGAAGAGGTCGGCGGCCGCGGCGTTCCACGCCAGCAGGTCCCACCGGCGGCCGGTCACGTACGCCGGCTGGGTCAGGGTCTCGAGCAGCCGCCGCAGGTCGTCCGGGACGCTCTCCCGGACGAACGGGGGCAGCCCGCGCGTACCGGCCAGCGCCCGCAGGTGCGCGTGTTCCGCGCCGTCCAGCCGCAGCGCCCGGGCCAGCGCGTCCACCGTCGCCCCGGACGGGCTGACGTCCCGGCCCTGCTCCAGCCGGACGTACCAGTCGATGCCGATCCCGGCCAGCTCGGCGACCTCCTCCCGGCGCAGGCCGGGGGTCCGGCGTCGGCCCCGGTCGGGCAGGCCGACCGCTGCCGGCGTCAGCCGGGCCCGCCGCGACCGCAGGAACTCGCCCAGCCCGGTCCGG
This genomic interval from Micromonospora sp. CCTCC AA 2012012 contains the following:
- a CDS encoding helix-turn-helix transcriptional regulator, which produces MAERTRTGLGEFLRSRRARLTPAAVGLPDRGRRRTPGLRREEVAELAGIGIDWYVRLEQGRDVSPSGATVDALARALRLDGAEHAHLRALAGTRGLPPFVRESVPDDLRRLLETLTQPAYVTGRRWDLLAWNAAAADLFAGLVGLPEPDRNSLVYLFLEPDARRLFGAGWADDARRVLAKFRVAHDLHPADPAFTGLTARLRATSPEFARWWDRHDIDRGGSGRKTLHHPERGALRFAYSSLHPTGHPALKLVVYTPV